CGATCACCCGCCACGAGGTCGCCGACGACAGCGCCACCGGTGGCTGGCTGATGCCCGTCGTGCCGCCGATGGTCTCGGCGACGACCGGGGCCGCGCTCGTGCCGCACCTCGCGCCGGGCCAGGCCCGCGAGACCCTGCTGATCGTCTGCTACGCCCTCTTCGGGCTGACCATGATCGCCGGCTTCCTCGTGCTCAACCAGCTCTGGCAGCGGATGGTCCGTCACGGCGCCCTCGCCCCGGCGGCGGTGCCGACCGTGTGGATCGTGCTCGGCTTCCTGGGTCAGTCGACCACGGCGGTCCATCACCTCGGCGCTCTCGCACCCTCGGTCGTGCCCGGCTACGGGCACGCTCTCGGCATGCTCGCCGTCTGCTACGGCGTCCCCGTGTGGGGTTTCACGGTCCTGTGGACCGCCCTCGCGCTCACGCTGACCATGCGTCAGCTCCGCGACGGGCTGCCGGTGGCACCGACCTGGTGGTCGTTCACGTTCCCGATCGGCACCGTCGCCACGGGCAGCAGCGCCCTCGCGGCGGCGACGGGCCTGGTGCTCTTCGAGGTCGCTGCCGGGCTCGCGGCGCTCGGGCTGCTGGTGGGCTGGGTCGCCGCTGCGTACGCGACCTGGCGGCTGTCCGCACGGGTCGCGCTGGCCTGGCCGGCTCCGCGGCCCGCCGCGAACAGATGAGACCGAGGTGTGGCTCGACCGGGCCTCAGCCGTCGAGGTCGGACATGTCGAGCACGAACCGGTAGCGCACGTCGTTGCGGTCGAGACGCTCGAGCGCCTCGTCGATCTGCGCGGACGCGAGCACCTCGACGTCGGCCGTGATGCCGTGCTCGGCGCAGAAGGCGAGCATCTCGGCGGTGGCCGGTCGGCCGCCGCTCCCGGCGGAGGAGAGCTTCTTGCGACCGATGAGCAGGTCGGTCATGTCGACGCTGACCGTGCCGAGGTGACCGAGATGGCTCAGCGTGCCGTCCAGCGCGACGGTGCGCAGATAGGGCGTCAGGTCGTGCGGCGCCGAGATCGTGTCGATGACCACGTCGAAGGTGTCGCGGACCGCAGCCATCTGGTCGGGGTCGGTGGACACGACCGTGCGCGCGCCGAGGGTTTGCGCATCGGGTGTCTTGTCCGCGCTCCGGCTGAGCACGGTGACGTCGGCACCCAGCGCGACCGCGAACTTCACGGCCAGGTGGCCGAGACCGCCCAGGCCGGCGACAGCGACGCGCGTGTCGGGGCCGACACCGAGCGCCCTGATCGGCTCCCACACGGTGACGCCCGCACACAGCAGCGGCGCGACGGCAGCCGGGTCCAGGCCGCCGCTGATCGGATAGGCGAACCGGTCGCGCACGACGTACTCGCGTGCATAGCCGCCGAGCGTCGTCGACCCGTCGTGGCGGTCGGTGCCGGCGTACGTCAGGGTCGGGAAGTCGGCGCAGAAGTTCTCCTGCCCCGCCCGGCACATCGGACACACGCCGCAGGAGTCGACGATGTTGCCGACCGCGACCAGGTCGCCGACCGCGAACCCGGTCGCGGCGGGTCCGACCTCGGTCACCGTCCCGGTGAACTCGTGACCGGGAACCAGCGCCGGGCCGGATCCCGGGTGGGAGTGGATCGCGTGCAGGTCGGAGTGGCACACGCCGCAGTAGTCGATGCGTACGGCGATGTCGTCGGGCCGTAGCTCCCGGCGGTGGATCTCGGCTCGACGCAGCGGCGTCCTCGGGCCGTCGGCGAGCCATGCCTGGGTCGGTCTCATCATGCATCCTTTAAACAGACTGGTTGGTCTGTTTTAGAGTAGCCTCGTCCGCCGGATGTCACAAACAGACCAGTAGGTCTGAGAACATGTGGGGCATGGCCGACCACGCACCCCGCACGACGCGAGCCACCGCTGAGCCGTCGACCGCTCGTGGCGTCGCGACCCGGCAGCGGATCCTCGACGCGGCCACTCTCGAGTTCGCCGAGCACGGCCTCGCCGGGGCTCGCATCGAGCGGATCACCGCGGCGGCGCGCACCAACAAGGCACAGCTCTACGCCTACTTCGGCGACAAGAGCGCGCTGTTCG
The sequence above is drawn from the Nocardioides albertanoniae genome and encodes:
- a CDS encoding TDT family transporter, with translation MRHSYGPNWYAATMGTGIVAVVLPGLPFHVPGAVPVALVFWLAASLLLVATGAAMLLGLREDPSLLRRHYDDPVMSHFYGAPAMALMTVGAGSIGVAQDLLGSTVAVPLAAVLWTAGTVLGLWTAIAVPYRAITRHEVADDSATGGWLMPVVPPMVSATTGAALVPHLAPGQARETLLIVCYALFGLTMIAGFLVLNQLWQRMVRHGALAPAAVPTVWIVLGFLGQSTTAVHHLGALAPSVVPGYGHALGMLAVCYGVPVWGFTVLWTALALTLTMRQLRDGLPVAPTWWSFTFPIGTVATGSSALAAATGLVLFEVAAGLAALGLLVGWVAAAYATWRLSARVALAWPAPRPAANR
- a CDS encoding NAD(P)-dependent alcohol dehydrogenase, whose protein sequence is MRPTQAWLADGPRTPLRRAEIHRRELRPDDIAVRIDYCGVCHSDLHAIHSHPGSGPALVPGHEFTGTVTEVGPAATGFAVGDLVAVGNIVDSCGVCPMCRAGQENFCADFPTLTYAGTDRHDGSTTLGGYAREYVVRDRFAYPISGGLDPAAVAPLLCAGVTVWEPIRALGVGPDTRVAVAGLGGLGHLAVKFAVALGADVTVLSRSADKTPDAQTLGARTVVSTDPDQMAAVRDTFDVVIDTISAPHDLTPYLRTVALDGTLSHLGHLGTVSVDMTDLLIGRKKLSSAGSGGRPATAEMLAFCAEHGITADVEVLASAQIDEALERLDRNDVRYRFVLDMSDLDG